A DNA window from Aminipila luticellarii contains the following coding sequences:
- a CDS encoding YlmC/YmxH family sporulation protein codes for MRLSEIGDKEIVDLRNGSRHGQLWDAEMLFEKETGKIKSILVPDFQSKIGFLAGHDYMQLPWSSIIKIGDDIIIFESQ; via the coding sequence ATGCGACTAAGTGAAATAGGAGATAAAGAAATCGTGGATTTGCGAAATGGCAGCAGACATGGTCAGCTTTGGGACGCTGAAATGCTGTTTGAGAAAGAGACCGGTAAAATAAAATCCATTCTTGTTCCCGATTTTCAATCCAAAATAGGATTTTTGGCCGGACACGATTATATGCAGCTTCCCTGGAGCTCTATCATAAAAATAGGAGATGACATCATTATTTTTGAAAGCCAATAA
- a CDS encoding ClpP family protease has protein sequence MNNFENKEEERNNNSGKKESDCTETKENIKELGITNTVEDFKSDILCLPIIGSIEGHTFAAPTDKTTKYEHIIPQLTAIEQNDQIKGLLTILNTVGGDVEAGLAIAELIATLSKPTVSLVLGGGHSIGIPLATAAKYSFIAESATMTLHPIRMSGMIIGAEPTFDYFRKMQDRIIDFIVRTSHANREHIVKLMNCTDNMSNDVGTVLFSHDAVKVGLIEEIGGLSQALNKLYEMIDEEKDKQS, from the coding sequence ATGAACAATTTTGAGAATAAGGAAGAAGAAAGAAACAATAATTCCGGAAAAAAGGAATCGGACTGCACCGAAACAAAAGAAAATATAAAAGAATTAGGTATTACAAACACCGTGGAGGATTTTAAAAGCGATATATTATGCCTGCCTATCATAGGCAGTATCGAAGGACATACTTTTGCAGCTCCTACAGACAAGACGACGAAGTATGAGCATATCATACCGCAGCTTACCGCCATAGAACAAAATGATCAGATCAAAGGGCTTCTAACTATTTTGAACACGGTAGGGGGAGATGTGGAGGCAGGCTTAGCTATTGCAGAACTGATTGCTACCCTTTCCAAGCCGACGGTTTCATTGGTCTTGGGCGGCGGGCATAGTATCGGAATACCGCTTGCCACAGCCGCAAAATACTCCTTTATTGCAGAGAGTGCGACCATGACTCTTCATCCGATTCGAATGAGCGGAATGATTATTGGAGCAGAGCCTACTTTTGATTATTTCAGAAAGATGCAGGATCGAATTATAGATTTCATTGTAAGGACATCCCATGCGAACAGGGAGCATATTGTAAAATTGATGAACTGTACGGATAATATGTCCAATGACGTAGGGACCGTTTTGTTCAGCCATGATGCCGTAAAGGTGGGGCTGATCGAAGAAATCGGCGGCTTAAGTCAGGCATTAAACAAATTGTATGAAATGATCGATGAAGAAAAAGATAAACAGAGTTGA
- a CDS encoding nucleotide-binding protein — translation MEVITILFVTNDLDYAEAFCDCITAENRSILLTVLSEKAFKEYRKLEQFHLIVLDFMISEQRGDFVRLTEVKKEAEVESSYSQKDLYRYDTAENLSNRLAFLYCLKTGNTFIRPMKGSGTIIFFCSASGGTGKTSVTLGLAQDLARFHGKRVLYINYEELESTNQYFKVQEEKTLSAYLYYAEVGNEFNKWTEAFTVSNEYGIRAFSASKGRNPLKLLNVQELAKFLEWIQKEASFDYILIDGDNSLKEETLWLISICDNFCTVNGEQDEKQEYYDQYVEHCLGTSILDKRIEVINGFKGKEETEPEKDPQKIYIDYDESSFFIQEEGGSFVTRLDIGRDFGMGIKELSTKLTLILQ, via the coding sequence ATGGAGGTTATAACGATTCTTTTTGTAACAAATGATTTGGATTACGCAGAAGCTTTTTGTGACTGTATAACGGCAGAGAACAGATCCATACTCCTGACGGTTCTGTCAGAGAAAGCATTTAAAGAGTACAGGAAACTGGAACAATTTCATTTAATTGTGCTGGACTTTATGATTTCGGAACAGAGGGGTGATTTTGTAAGGCTGACCGAGGTGAAGAAGGAGGCGGAAGTGGAAAGCTCTTATTCTCAGAAAGATTTATACCGATATGATACGGCAGAAAATCTTTCAAACCGGCTCGCTTTTTTATATTGTTTAAAAACAGGAAATACATTTATCCGGCCTATGAAAGGCTCCGGCACGATTATTTTCTTTTGCAGTGCTTCAGGAGGAACGGGCAAGACTTCCGTCACCCTGGGGCTGGCACAGGATTTAGCCCGGTTTCATGGAAAGCGTGTACTTTATATCAATTATGAGGAATTGGAGTCCACCAATCAGTATTTTAAAGTCCAAGAGGAAAAGACCTTATCTGCGTATTTGTACTACGCAGAGGTCGGGAACGAATTTAATAAATGGACGGAAGCCTTTACGGTGTCCAATGAATACGGTATCAGAGCATTCTCTGCTTCTAAGGGAAGAAATCCATTAAAATTATTAAATGTACAGGAGCTTGCCAAATTTTTAGAGTGGATCCAAAAAGAAGCAAGCTTCGATTATATCCTTATCGACGGCGATAATTCTCTAAAGGAAGAAACGCTTTGGCTGATTTCTATTTGTGATAACTTTTGTACAGTAAATGGTGAACAGGATGAAAAACAAGAATATTACGATCAGTATGTAGAACATTGTTTGGGAACGTCGATTTTGGATAAACGAATTGAAGTAATCAACGGTTTTAAAGGGAAAGAGGAAACAGAACCAGAAAAAGATCCCCAAAAAATATATATAGATTATGACGAAAGCAGTTTTTTCATTCAGGAAGAAGGCGGTTCATTTGTTACAAGGCTTGATATTGGCCGGGATTTTGGCATGGGGATAAAGGAATTGTCAACAAAATTAACATTAATTTTACAATAG
- a CDS encoding Na/Pi cotransporter family protein: protein MDRNGFQVIMTLLGSLAVFIYGMNLMSDGLQKAAGDKMRKFLSLLTRNPLTGVLAGILTAAVLQSSSATTVMVIGFVSAGLMNLPQAVSIILGANIGTTITAQLIAFQVGDYFWIFILIGFTMHIFMKKENWVHIGQTIFAFGLLFLSIYIMSESMKRIALLPETTQLFLTVKEWPVIGVFLGTAMSLVLQSSTASMAVLQNLAEQIDSNGFSSVIGLEAALPIIFGTNIGTTITAVAASVGAPSDAKRTAAAHILFNVVGTFLFMFFIPAYCWFIRYISPSGLEYQVIARQIANAHTFFNVINTLIFLPFIGVLVKLVIKIIPDKDADRLPWQPQYLDYNIIDQPVFAIHLATKELLRMAEFAFQMIKNAKKGFIAGDAEAVRNVAREEEIVNRLQEEAVKYLASIFATDTLTEHQGNIVSGLIHISSDIEHMGDNCVNIAAFAEEKMKNGYEFSDAACAEIYECFDQATRMARTMMRVLEERDIHLAKELLAQKKEMNRMEERLKKQHIRRLYDKSCSPEFTVMYTDVIHNIERIGDSCKKIAEAVISDIQFKENNMANKEFKDAI from the coding sequence ATGGACAGGAACGGATTTCAGGTCATAATGACCTTATTGGGTAGTTTAGCCGTATTCATTTATGGAATGAACCTGATGAGTGACGGGCTGCAAAAAGCAGCCGGAGATAAAATGAGAAAATTTTTGTCTCTTTTGACCAGAAACCCATTAACTGGTGTTCTGGCGGGAATCTTGACAGCAGCGGTTCTGCAGAGCAGCAGTGCAACAACGGTCATGGTCATTGGATTTGTCAGTGCCGGGCTTATGAATTTACCCCAAGCTGTCAGTATTATATTGGGGGCAAATATAGGAACGACCATAACAGCGCAGCTGATCGCTTTTCAAGTTGGAGATTATTTTTGGATTTTTATTTTGATTGGCTTCACGATGCATATCTTTATGAAAAAAGAGAACTGGGTTCATATAGGTCAGACTATATTTGCTTTTGGGCTGCTTTTTTTGAGTATTTACATCATGAGCGAATCCATGAAGCGTATAGCCCTATTGCCTGAAACCACACAACTGTTTTTAACCGTTAAAGAATGGCCTGTTATTGGAGTTTTTCTCGGCACCGCAATGAGCCTTGTGCTTCAGAGCAGTACCGCTTCCATGGCAGTGCTCCAGAATCTGGCCGAGCAGATAGACTCCAATGGGTTCTCCAGTGTGATAGGGCTGGAAGCCGCATTGCCTATTATTTTTGGCACCAATATTGGCACGACTATTACGGCCGTTGCCGCATCTGTGGGAGCACCGTCCGACGCGAAAAGAACGGCAGCTGCTCATATTCTTTTTAATGTGGTCGGTACTTTTTTGTTTATGTTTTTTATTCCTGCCTATTGCTGGTTCATCCGGTATATTTCACCTTCAGGTCTAGAATACCAAGTCATAGCAAGGCAGATCGCTAATGCTCATACATTTTTTAATGTGATTAATACGCTTATCTTCCTGCCGTTTATCGGAGTTTTAGTGAAACTTGTCATAAAAATCATCCCCGATAAAGATGCAGATAGACTGCCTTGGCAGCCTCAATATTTGGATTATAATATTATTGACCAACCGGTTTTTGCCATTCATCTTGCCACTAAGGAGCTTTTGAGAATGGCAGAGTTTGCGTTTCAGATGATTAAGAATGCCAAAAAAGGTTTTATTGCAGGAGACGCAGAAGCCGTAAGGAATGTAGCTAGGGAAGAAGAGATCGTCAACAGGCTTCAAGAGGAAGCGGTTAAATATCTGGCTTCTATTTTTGCTACGGATACGCTGACGGAACATCAGGGAAATATTGTCTCGGGTCTCATCCACATTTCTTCGGATATTGAACACATGGGAGATAACTGTGTAAACATTGCTGCATTTGCAGAAGAAAAAATGAAAAATGGATATGAGTTTTCCGATGCGGCGTGTGCTGAGATTTATGAATGCTTTGATCAGGCCACAAGGATGGCAAGGACCATGATGAGGGTGCTGGAAGAAAGGGATATACATTTGGCTAAGGAGCTTCTTGCTCAGAAAAAAGAAATGAACAGAATGGAAGAGCGCTTGAAGAAGCAGCATATTCGTAGACTGTACGATAAAAGCTGTTCTCCGGAATTTACGGTGATGTATACGGATGTAATTCATAATATTGAAAGAATTGGTGATTCCTGTAAAAAAATCGCGGAAGCAGTGATTTCTGATATTCAGTTCAAAGAAAATAATATGGCAAATAAAGAATTTAAGGATGCGATATAG
- a CDS encoding winged helix-turn-helix domain-containing protein, with protein MKKILIIEDEPNIIELVGYNLKTNGYNYISAEDGIMGITLVHKEKPDLILLDLMLPGKNGHEICRELREDGNKTPIIMLTAKSDEVDKILGLEFGADDYITKPFSVRELMARIKAVLRRYEENNSPEKTNDYIIRIDDIEINTDRHEVTVAGKLVELTLKEFELLCFLTENRGHVFSRNQLLDKVWGIDYVGETRTVDVHIRYLRKKLGQDDNEDKYIQTIRGKGYKMK; from the coding sequence ATGAAAAAAATATTAATTATTGAGGATGAACCCAATATCATAGAATTGGTAGGTTATAATTTAAAAACAAACGGCTATAACTACATAAGCGCAGAGGATGGCATCATGGGCATTACGCTAGTGCATAAGGAAAAACCGGATCTCATACTTTTGGATTTGATGCTGCCCGGGAAAAACGGGCATGAGATCTGCAGAGAATTGAGGGAAGACGGCAATAAAACGCCGATTATCATGCTCACTGCTAAAAGTGATGAGGTGGATAAGATCTTGGGGCTTGAATTTGGAGCAGATGATTATATCACCAAGCCATTTAGTGTAAGGGAGCTTATGGCCAGAATAAAAGCGGTTTTAAGAAGGTATGAAGAAAACAATTCTCCCGAAAAAACAAATGATTACATTATCCGTATCGATGATATTGAGATTAATACGGACAGACACGAAGTCACGGTTGCGGGCAAATTAGTGGAGCTTACGTTGAAAGAGTTTGAACTGCTTTGCTTTCTGACTGAAAACAGAGGCCATGTTTTTTCGAGAAATCAGCTTTTGGATAAGGTTTGGGGAATTGACTATGTGGGTGAGACCAGAACGGTGGATGTCCATATACGATACTTAAGAAAAAAATTAGGTCAAGATGACAATGAAGACAAATATATCCAGACCATACGTGGAAAGGGTTACAAAATGAAATGA
- a CDS encoding sensor histidine kinase, whose amino-acid sequence MLHNRYFGITMAICVVCSGIFSLLIYNQIMKPVKRLQEQMVKTTEENRKAEKIRSEFVANVTHELKTPLTSIAGFIETLQDGAAENPEIRNKFIDIIAIETARLERLIEDVLVLSEIENKKAPLDIVPIDTKESLLNLISTIEPIANGKNITIETKLADQCFIEGNVDRFIQMMMNLIENAIKYSKEDQEGKVLVSSYPDKDKVYIEVSDNGIGIAEEHFGRLFERFYRVDKSRTKKGGGTGLGLSIVKHIAFLLNAEVTIKSKLGEGTTFTVIFNRKEE is encoded by the coding sequence ATGCTCCATAACAGGTATTTTGGTATTACGATGGCGATATGTGTCGTATGTTCCGGAATATTTTCTTTACTTATTTATAATCAAATCATGAAACCAGTGAAAAGACTGCAAGAGCAGATGGTAAAGACGACAGAAGAAAACAGAAAAGCAGAAAAGATCCGGAGTGAATTTGTGGCCAATGTAACGCATGAATTAAAAACGCCCCTTACCTCCATAGCCGGATTTATTGAAACCTTGCAGGATGGAGCTGCTGAAAACCCGGAGATAAGAAATAAGTTCATCGATATCATAGCCATTGAAACCGCCAGATTGGAACGGCTGATTGAAGATGTACTGGTCTTGTCGGAGATTGAAAACAAAAAGGCTCCCTTGGATATCGTCCCTATAGATACGAAGGAAAGCCTGCTGAATCTGATTTCTACCATAGAGCCCATTGCAAATGGAAAAAATATTACCATAGAGACTAAGCTGGCAGATCAATGTTTCATTGAAGGCAATGTCGACCGATTTATTCAAATGATGATGAATTTAATTGAAAATGCCATAAAATATTCAAAAGAGGATCAAGAGGGAAAAGTTCTGGTGTCCTCGTACCCAGATAAAGATAAAGTATACATTGAAGTAAGTGATAATGGAATAGGAATAGCAGAAGAACATTTCGGAAGACTTTTTGAAAGATTTTACCGAGTAGATAAATCCAGAACAAAGAAGGGTGGTGGCACAGGACTAGGGCTTTCAATCGTGAAGCACATTGCGTTCTTATTGAACGCAGAAGTGACTATAAAAAGCAAATTGGGTGAGGGAACTACATTTACCGTTATTTTTAACCGGAAGGAGGAATAG
- a CDS encoding cation:proton antiporter, with product MEHLDFLIRDLALVLVVAGITTVIFKKIKQPLVLGYLLAGFLTSANFSILPSIVDAENIHLWGELGVIFIMFALGLEFSFHKIANIGGSAIVTASTVITAMVFIGYGTGMLLGWSRMDSIFLGGMLSMSSTMIILKAYDELKLKHKKYAQLVLGTLIIEDVVAIFMMIVLSTISVSKDVSGLELGGQIGKMLLYLIIWLLLGIYLIPTLLKRATKYLNDETLLIVSLGLCLGMVVIANYMGFSSALGAFLAGSILAGTVKAEKIEELVNPIKDFFGAVFFISVGMLVDPSLIVKYAGPILLLTIVTIVGQMTFSFIGVLLSGQTLRTAVGAGMSMVQIGEFSFIIASLGTSLGVTSEFLYPIVVSVSVITTFTTPMFIKKSDAVYAFLNKVLPKTTLKTIKQYTSDKQTENEKDLDWKEYLSKYIPRTVITTIILLCIYMAGTQVFVPALCNYGMNLKYSKWIGGALTVVLMTPVINMMSYRRNIIYTKLWLKNKTNRLPLLVFRSFRILVSLFFVLMTINTMMDIPVWILWILALIIVFFSVKSDFMASNSIKIETRFIANFNERILEKKKKERGIVKNYRWLDETLLIEQFEIQKILIDEPEKSIYARRKLGIQIIKVIRKDHHINLPDMKAGVREGDIIVVMGKKNNLDSYEMILNNTAVVTRVEEQFTLRDYTYRQIFTSTDKENHLLCMAVNVTNQCEFCNKTIQMSKIKEKYHGFVIGIDRGALSMVGPNKNTQIIEGDVLWVLGVETTVDKFLKEGILN from the coding sequence ATGGAACATCTCGATTTTTTAATCCGTGATTTAGCTCTCGTACTTGTAGTAGCAGGTATTACTACTGTTATTTTTAAAAAAATAAAACAACCTCTGGTTTTAGGGTATCTTTTAGCAGGATTCCTGACCAGTGCGAATTTCTCTATACTCCCCAGTATTGTAGATGCTGAGAATATACATCTTTGGGGAGAACTGGGCGTTATCTTTATTATGTTTGCCTTAGGGCTGGAATTCAGTTTCCATAAGATTGCCAATATTGGCGGAAGTGCTATTGTAACCGCCTCAACCGTTATAACCGCCATGGTCTTTATCGGATACGGTACCGGAATGCTGCTGGGCTGGAGCCGGATGGACAGTATCTTCTTAGGCGGTATGCTTTCCATGTCATCCACTATGATTATATTGAAGGCGTATGATGAATTAAAACTGAAACACAAAAAATATGCTCAATTAGTCCTGGGAACGCTGATCATAGAAGACGTAGTTGCCATTTTTATGATGATCGTGCTCTCTACTATATCGGTCAGCAAAGATGTATCGGGGCTTGAACTGGGTGGACAAATAGGAAAGATGCTGCTGTACTTGATTATCTGGCTGCTTCTTGGTATTTATTTGATTCCTACCCTGCTCAAAAGAGCCACTAAATATTTAAATGATGAGACTCTTCTTATTGTCTCTCTCGGACTATGTCTGGGAATGGTGGTCATTGCCAATTATATGGGCTTCTCTTCCGCCTTAGGTGCATTTTTAGCCGGTTCTATTCTGGCGGGCACGGTGAAGGCTGAAAAAATTGAGGAATTAGTCAATCCCATTAAGGATTTCTTCGGCGCTGTGTTTTTTATATCCGTAGGAATGCTGGTAGATCCGAGTTTAATCGTTAAGTATGCAGGGCCGATCCTGTTGCTTACCATTGTGACCATTGTGGGCCAGATGACCTTTTCTTTTATTGGTGTACTGCTGTCGGGGCAGACCTTGCGTACTGCTGTGGGAGCAGGCATGAGCATGGTGCAGATCGGTGAATTTTCTTTTATCATAGCGTCTCTGGGAACTTCTCTGGGGGTCACCAGTGAATTCTTATATCCGATTGTCGTATCGGTATCCGTCATTACAACCTTTACAACTCCGATGTTCATCAAAAAATCGGATGCTGTCTATGCATTTCTAAACAAAGTTTTACCAAAAACAACTTTAAAAACCATTAAGCAGTATACTTCAGACAAACAAACTGAAAATGAAAAGGATCTGGACTGGAAGGAATATCTGAGCAAATATATACCCAGAACAGTAATTACAACCATCATTTTACTCTGTATATATATGGCGGGAACACAGGTATTCGTTCCGGCTTTATGCAACTATGGGATGAATCTGAAATATTCCAAATGGATTGGCGGAGCATTGACCGTAGTCCTGATGACTCCTGTAATCAATATGATGTCCTATCGAAGAAATATCATTTATACAAAGCTGTGGTTAAAAAATAAAACCAACCGATTGCCGCTGCTGGTCTTTAGGAGCTTTCGCATACTGGTCTCCCTTTTCTTTGTGCTGATGACAATTAATACGATGATGGATATTCCGGTTTGGATTTTGTGGATTCTTGCCTTAATCATTGTTTTTTTCAGTGTTAAATCTGATTTTATGGCCAGTAACTCCATAAAAATCGAAACACGATTTATTGCAAATTTTAATGAACGTATTTTAGAAAAAAAGAAAAAAGAACGGGGTATCGTTAAAAACTATAGATGGCTGGATGAGACCTTGCTTATTGAACAGTTCGAAATTCAAAAAATATTGATCGACGAGCCGGAAAAGAGTATTTATGCCAGGCGCAAGCTTGGGATACAGATTATAAAGGTGATCCGTAAGGATCATCATATCAATCTTCCAGATATGAAAGCAGGTGTCAGAGAAGGAGACATTATAGTGGTCATGGGGAAAAAGAATAATCTGGATTCCTATGAAATGATTTTGAACAATACGGCAGTTGTAACCAGAGTAGAAGAACAGTTTACTTTAAGAGATTATACTTACAGACAGATTTTTACGTCTACAGATAAAGAAAACCATCTGCTTTGTATGGCGGTGAATGTGACAAATCAATGTGAGTTTTGCAACAAGACTATCCAAATGTCTAAAATCAAGGAGAAGTATCATGGATTTGTTATCGGTATAGACCGGGGAGCTCTTTCCATGGTCGGTCCGAATAAAAATACGCAGATCATAGAGGGTGATGTGCTATGGGTACTGGGCGTTGAAACCACAGTAGATAAATTCTTAAAAGAAGGTATATTAAATTAG
- a CDS encoding CpaF family protein: protein MDIKTNLIIQITEDIRKSISSISCGDDEQAMFQWIEKQVISDDRLAFHSFKAKAALVRQIYYSIRKDLGILHPFSEDKNVTEIMVNGKDNIFIERFGVIEKTDQRFTSTEELEELIRRIVSRVHREINELNPIVDARLPDGSRVNAVYKNVALNGPSLTIRKFPEKAFSMKDLIGLETITEEAAEFLSKMVTAGQNIFISGGTGSGKTSLLNVLSNDIPKEERIVVIEDSAELQLHEIENIVRLECRNANVQGKGLVDMQQLIKTSLRMRPNRIIVGEVRGKEVLDMLQAFNTGHDGSLSTGHGNSILGMLRRLETMVLQAADFPIDAIRSQISEGIDIMVHLGRLPDRSRRVLEISEICGYEKNQYILNGLFKYDVKDGLKKTENQLINREKLLLRGVYL from the coding sequence ATGGATATAAAAACAAATTTAATTATTCAGATTACAGAAGACATAAGAAAAAGCATAAGCAGTATCAGCTGCGGAGATGACGAGCAGGCAATGTTTCAGTGGATTGAAAAACAGGTTATATCTGATGACAGACTGGCATTCCACAGCTTTAAAGCAAAGGCTGCCTTGGTTCGTCAGATTTATTATTCCATACGGAAGGATTTGGGGATCCTGCATCCTTTCAGCGAGGATAAGAACGTGACGGAAATCATGGTAAATGGGAAAGACAACATCTTTATCGAGCGCTTTGGCGTGATAGAAAAGACCGACCAGCGATTTACCAGCACAGAAGAATTGGAGGAATTGATCCGAAGGATTGTAAGCAGAGTCCATCGGGAAATAAATGAGCTGAATCCCATTGTAGATGCCAGACTGCCGGATGGTTCCAGAGTGAACGCCGTCTATAAAAATGTCGCATTGAACGGACCCAGCTTAACCATCCGAAAGTTTCCGGAAAAAGCTTTTTCCATGAAGGATTTAATAGGTTTGGAAACTATAACGGAGGAGGCGGCAGAGTTTTTGAGCAAAATGGTGACGGCAGGGCAGAATATTTTCATAAGCGGTGGAACGGGGAGCGGAAAAACCAGTTTGTTGAATGTTTTATCAAACGATATTCCCAAGGAAGAAAGAATCGTTGTTATAGAAGATTCTGCGGAACTCCAGCTGCACGAAATTGAAAATATCGTGAGGCTTGAATGCAGAAATGCAAATGTCCAGGGGAAAGGTCTTGTAGATATGCAGCAATTGATCAAGACCAGCCTTCGAATGAGGCCCAATCGGATTATTGTGGGGGAAGTGAGAGGAAAAGAGGTTTTGGATATGCTTCAGGCCTTCAACACGGGACATGACGGGTCACTTTCCACAGGGCACGGGAATTCCATCTTAGGAATGCTGAGACGTTTGGAAACTATGGTACTGCAAGCTGCCGATTTCCCCATTGATGCCATACGGAGTCAAATTTCCGAGGGAATAGACATTATGGTTCATTTAGGGAGACTGCCAGATCGTTCCAGAAGAGTTCTTGAAATTTCAGAAATATGCGGATATGAAAAAAATCAATATATTCTTAATGGTTTATTTAAATATGACGTAAAGGACGGATTAAAAAAAACGGAGAATCAACTGATAAACAGAGAAAAACTGTTATTAAGAGGGGTATATCTATGA
- a CDS encoding type II secretion system F family protein, with translation MKSNQVDDIYNYDDYRLQGKDARNYFMAAGMSLFFVGYIFYFNILVAACTALLAIPLRKTYIQFQIKKRKERLRQQFRDLLYSLASSIAAGRQMAEALMEGSKNLSYIYEEKEPIMIELKYMTRSMEESRVTDEMILKDFAYRSGLEEIIHFADVYSTCRTTGANVNEMIAKAAEVIMDKMTIDREIKAITAQKKAEAKIISSMPVFILVFLNLASPGYLDSLYHTLAGRLIMTAALGTIFISYYIMNKILEVRI, from the coding sequence ATGAAAAGTAATCAGGTTGACGATATATATAATTATGATGACTATAGACTGCAGGGAAAGGATGCCCGAAATTATTTTATGGCTGCCGGGATGAGTCTGTTTTTCGTAGGATATATTTTCTATTTTAATATTCTTGTTGCAGCCTGTACCGCCCTGTTAGCCATTCCGCTTAGAAAAACTTATATTCAGTTTCAGATCAAGAAACGAAAGGAACGGTTACGACAGCAGTTCCGGGATTTACTCTATTCTCTTGCCTCATCTATTGCTGCGGGAAGACAAATGGCGGAAGCTCTTATGGAAGGAAGCAAAAATTTATCCTACATTTATGAAGAGAAAGAACCCATTATGATAGAACTGAAATATATGACAAGAAGCATGGAAGAAAGCCGAGTGACCGATGAAATGATTTTAAAGGATTTTGCTTATCGCAGCGGACTGGAAGAGATTATTCATTTTGCAGATGTGTATTCCACCTGCCGGACCACCGGTGCCAATGTCAATGAAATGATAGCCAAAGCAGCGGAAGTGATTATGGATAAGATGACCATAGACCGAGAGATCAAAGCTATTACAGCTCAGAAGAAGGCAGAAGCAAAAATTATCAGTTCTATGCCGGTCTTTATCCTTGTATTTTTAAACCTTGCATCCCCCGGCTATTTGGACAGCCTGTATCATACCTTGGCGGGCCGTCTAATCATGACGGCAGCCTTGGGAACTATATTCATATCTTATTATATTATGAACAAAATACTGGAGGTCAGAATATGA
- a CDS encoding Flp1 family type IVb pilin, with the protein MRCIKNNRKGMEMVQVGILIAIAIGIGLIFKSQITEFINGTFSNLMNSGF; encoded by the coding sequence ATGAGATGTATAAAGAATAACAGGAAGGGCATGGAAATGGTTCAGGTCGGTATTTTAATTGCCATTGCTATCGGTATCGGCCTAATATTTAAGAGCCAGATCACAGAATTTATAAACGGAACCTTTTCTAATTTAATGAACAGTGGGTTTTAA